A window from Malania oleifera isolate guangnan ecotype guangnan chromosome 7, ASM2987363v1, whole genome shotgun sequence encodes these proteins:
- the LOC131160869 gene encoding secreted RxLR effector protein 161-like, whose amino-acid sequence MTECTPVVTPMEVNIKFSIEDPSPLVDTKRYKSLIGSLVHLCNTRPDISFAVGILSRFANKSREIHQKSGMRVLKYIKGTPHFGISYTLGNFLIGYCDSNWAEDIDSRKLVPGYCFLFMNGIISWTSKKQPTMSLSSTKAKYKSAYHTSCEAVWIRRLFTDIGIMINVDEVVEMEYSPTEDNHGDIFTKALGSSDFQKHQDALGIGSRV is encoded by the exons ATGACAGAATGCACTCCAGTGGTTACTCCAATGGAAGTAAACATTAAGTTCTCCATTGAAGATCCCTCTCCACTTGTTGATACAAAGAGGTACAAAAGCCTAATTGGGAGTTTGGTGCACTTGTGCAATACAAGGCCAGATATCAGTTTTGCAGTTGGTATTCTGAGTAGATTTGCAAACAAGTCAAGAGAAATTCACCAGAAGTCTGGAATGAGGGTCCTCAAGTATATAAAAGGGACTCCTCATTTTGGCATCTCTTATACATTAGGGAACTTCCTAATTGGATATTGTGACTCAAATTGGGCAGAAGATATTGATTCTAGAAAGTTAGTTCCTGGATACTGTTTTCTCTTTATGAATGGAATTATCTCATGGACAAGTAAGAAGCAGCCAACAATGTCGCTATCATCCACCAAAGCCAAGTACAAGTCAGCTTATCACACCTCATGTGAAGCTGTTTGGATAAGAAGACTTTTTACTGATATTGGGATAATGATAAATGTT GATGAGGTTGTTGAGATGGAGTATTCCCCAACAGAAGATAATCATggagatatcttcaccaaagcattAGGTAGTTCCGACTTCCAGAAGCATCAGGATGCTCTTGGTATTGGTTCAAGAGTGTAG